ACATACGGGTTCAGCCTCGCAAGGCCCGACTAGCTGCTGGGCTTATGAGAAATCTAAGTGTTACGGAAGCTCAGCAACAGTTGAGTTTTTCTCAGTTGAAAGCTGGAAGATGTCTAAAAAAAGTCTTAGATAGCGCTGTAGCTAATGCTGAGCTTCATGACAATGTAAAACGTGAGAAACTAAACGTTATCGAAGTCAGAGTGGATGCAGGCCCTGTATATAAGCGAGCTAAATCAAAAAGTCGGGGAGGACGATCCCCAATTTTAAAACGCACTAGCCACTTAACTGTTATTGTTGGTGAGAAGGAGCGGTAGGAGAAATTATGGGTCAGAAAGGATGTCCAATCGGTTTTCGTACAGGTGTTACCAAGAAATGGCGCTCCCTTTGGTACGGAAACAAGCAAGAATTTGGTAAATTTCTTATTGAAGATGTGAAAATTCGAGAATTCTTAAGAAAAAAACCTTCTTGTCAAGGGGCTGCGGGCTTTGTTGTGAGACGTATGAGCGGTAAGATTGAAGTTACAATCCAGACAGCTCGTCCAGGACTAGTTATCGGGAAAAAAGGCGCTGAGGTAGATCTTTTAAAAGAAGAGCTAAGAAAGCTTACTGGTAAAGAAGTTTGGGTAGAAATCGCAGAAATTAAACGCCCCGAATTAAATGCAAAATTAGTTGCAGACAATATTGCTAGACAAATTGAACGCCGTGTTTCTTTTAGACGGGCCATGAAAAAAGCTATGCAGTCTGTTATGGACGCAGGAGCTGTAGGTGTGAAAATCCAGGTTTCTGGAAGATTAGCAGGAGCTGAAATCGCTCGTTCCGAATGGTATAAAAACGGTCGTGTTCCTCTACATACGTTGAGAGCTGATATTGATTACGCCGCAGCATCTGCAGCAACTACTTACGGAATTATCGGCGTAAAAGTTTGGATTAATCTTGGGGAAAAAGCCTCTACAGCTAGTTCCAATGTTGGCACTGCTGCTCCCGTTGTACAGTAGCTGTAAATAAGAGAGTGTGAATTATTATGTTGATGCCTAAACGAACAAAATTTCGCAAACAGCAAAAAGGTCAATTTGCAGGCCTAAGCAAGGGGGCTACTTTTGTTGATTTTGGCGAATTTGGAATGCAGACCTTGGAAAGAGGATGGGTAACTAGTCGGCAAATAGAAGCTTGCAGGATTGCTATCAATAGATATTTAAAACGTAGGGGAAAAGTTTGGATTCGTATTTTCCCCGATAAAAGCGTAACTAAAAAGCCTGCAGAAACTCGTATGGGTAAAGGTAAAGGGGCTCCTGATCATTGGGTAGCCGTAGTTCGCCCAGGGAGAATTCTTTTTGAAGTGGCTAATGTCTCAAGAGAAGATGCTCAAGACGCTTTAAGAAGAGCTGCAGCGAAATTGGGAATAAGAACACGTTTTGTTAAGCGGGTTGAAAGGGTATAAGTTCATATGTCAGTAAAAAAGAAATTATTAGCTGAGCTTAGACAAAAAAGTCTAGTTGAGTTAGACGCGTTTATCCATGAAAATAAGAAAGCTCTTTTTTCTTTAAGAGCCGAGGCCGCTTTGCAAAATAAAGCAGTGAAGACGCACTTGTTCTCTATGTATAAGAAAACCATAGCTCGATCTATGACGGTCAAACAAGAAAAAGAAGGAAAAGTCGATGGCTAGTGAAGTAAGAGGCCTTAGAAAAACCAAGATTGGTGTTGTTGTCTCGTCAAAAATGGATAAAACCGTAGTTGTTCGAGTTGAAAGGATATATTCTCATCCTCAGTATGCCAAAGTTGTTAGAGACTCTAGGAAGTTTTATGCTCATGATGGTCTAGGTGTTTCTGAAGGCGATAAAGTTAAAATTCAAGAAACACGACCTCTGTCTAAGTTGAAAAGATGGCGTGTTGTTGAGCGTGTAAGTTAGTTTGGTAGATTAGCAACATTGGGTGGATGCAGTTATGATTCAGCAAGAAAGTCAGTTAAAAGTTGCCGATAATACTGGGGCTAAAAGAGTAAAGTGTTTTAAAGTTTTAGGCGGTTCTCGAAGACGTTACGCTACAGTGGGTGATGTCATTGTATGTTCTGTTAGAGATGTTGAGCCTGATAGCTCTGTGAAAAAGGGTGATGTGGTTAAAGCTGTAATAGTGAGAACACGCCGCAATATTCTTAGAAAAGATGGTTCTTCTTTGAAATTCGATACTAATAGTTGCGTAATTATCGATGAAAAAGGGAATCCCAAAGGAACACGAATTTTTGGTCCGATAGCTCGAGAAATTCGCGATCGTGGCTTTGTGAAAATTAGTTCTTTGGCTCCTGAGGTGATTTAAGGATAAGAAAAGATATGAAAAGACGTAGTGTTTGTGTTGGCGACACTGTTTATGTGCTAGCCGGGAACGACAAAGGCAAACAAGGTAAAGTTTTATCTTGTCTCAGAGAAAAAAATAAAGTGGTCGTTGAAGGAGTCAACGTTCGTACGAAAAATATCAAGCGTAGTCAAGAAAATCCAAAAGGTAAAAGGATTAATATTGAAGCTCCGATACATATTTCTAACGTTCGTTTAAGTATAGATGGAGCTCCAGCAAAACTTTCTGTCAAAGTTACTGAGAATGGACGAGAGTTGTGGAATAAGTCTTCTGATGGCACCTCTAAACTATATCGTTCTGTGAAAGAGAGAAAAGGTTAATATGAGCAGGTTAAAAAAACTATATACCGAAGAGATCCGAAAGACCCTCCAAGAAAAGTTTGGATATAGCAATACCATGCAAATCCCTGTTCTTAAAAAAATTGTAATAAGCATGGGTCTTGCAGAAGCTGCTAAAGATAAAAATCTTTTCCAAGCTCATTTAGACGAACTTTCTATGATTTCTGGACAAAAACCTTTGGTCACAAAGGCTAGAAATTCTATCGCTGGCTTCAAGCTTCGTGAAGGACAAGGCATAGGAGCAAAAGTTACACTACGTGGCCAACGTATGTACGATTTTATGGATCGTTTTTGTCACATTGTCTCTCCTAGAATTCGCGACTTTCGCGGTTTCTCAAGTAAAGGAGATGGACGCGGATGCTATTCATTAGGATTGGACGATCAGCAGATTTTCCCCGAAGTGGATTTAGACCGCGTTAAGAGAACTCAAGGAATGAATATTACCTGGGTAACTACAGCACAAACAGATGTAGAATGCACCACTCTTTTAGAGTTGATGGGTTTGCGCTTTAAGAAGGCTCAATAGGGGAGATATAAGATCAGTATGGGCATGACAAGTGATACTATAGCCGATTTATTAACAAGGATCCGAAATGCTTTGAAGGCAGAGCATTTGTACGTAGATTTAGAACACAGTAAAATGCGTGAAGCGATTGTAAAAATTCTGAAACAACACGGATTTTTAGCACATTATTTGATAAAAGAAGAGCATCGTAAGCGTACAATGCGTATTTTTTTACAATATACTAATGACCGTAAGCCTGTGATACGCCAACTAAAGCGGGTTTCTAAACCCTCAAGAAGGGTTTATGTCCCTGCAGCGAAGATTCCTTATGTTTTCGGGAATATGGGTATTTCCGTCCTCTCCACATCACAAGGAGTTTTGGACGGGTCAACAGCTCGGGCTAAAAATATTGGTGGTGAACTACTCTGTTTAGTTTGGTAACAGGATAAAAGAATTTATAGGACGGTAAGGAATGTCTCGTAAAGCTCGAGACCCTATTGTGCTCCCTCAAGGAGTAGAGGTCTCCATTCAAAATAATGAAATCTTGGTAAAAGGTCCTAAGGGCTCTTTAAAACAAGTATTAGCTCCAGAAGTAGTCATCGACATAAAAGGTAGGGAGGTTTTTGTTCATCCTGCTCCTCATGTGGTTGACAGACCAAGTCGCATGCAAGGTTTATTTTGGGCATTAATTTCCAATATGGTTCAAGGGGTTAGTGTAGGATTCGAGAAGCGTTTGGAAATGATAGGGGTTGGTTTTAGAGCTTCCGTTCAAGGATCTATTTTAGATTTGTCTATTGGGGTTTCTCATCCTACGAAGATTCCTATCCCTGCAGATATTCAAGTGAGTGTTGAAAAGAATACGATAATATCTGTGAAGGGGATAAATAAACAGTTAGTTGGGGAATTCGCTGCTAATATCCGTGCTAAACGTAAACCTGAGCCCTATAAAGGTAAGGGTATCCGCTATGAAAACGAGTATGTCCGTCGTAAGGCTGGAAAAGCGGCAAAAACAGGTAAAAAATAGTATAGCAAGGCAGAGTTAAGTTATGGAAAATTCGTTATTCAAGAAGTCTGAAAAAAAGGTTCGTAGGGCTTTAAGAGTGCGTAAAGTCTTGAGAGGCTCTTCTTTGAAGCCTCGTTTGTCTGTTGTGAAAACTAACAAGCATATCTATGTACAATTAATTGATGACTCTATTGGCAAAACTTTGGCTTCTGTCTCAACTATAGCCAAATCCAGTAAGGCTGCCGGGTTAGTTAAGAAGAACCAAGGCGTCGCTAAAGCGTTAGGAGTTCAAATTGCCGAGATAGGGAAAAGTCTTCAAGTAGATCGAGTTGTTTTCGATCGCGGCCCTTTCAAGTATCATGGAATTATTGCCATGGTAGCTGACGGTGCTAGAGAAGGCGGGTTACAGTTTTAATGAAGGTTTAAAGAGATGACGTTATCAAAGAATTCTCACAAAGAAGATCAGCTAGAGGAGAAAGTTCTTGTTGTCAATCGTTGTTCAAAAGTAGTCAAGGGCGGTCGCAAGTTTAGTTTTTCCGCGCTTATTTTAGTGGGTGACGGTAAGGGACGCTTGGGCTACGGTTTTGCCAAAGCTAATGAGTTAACAGATGCTATTCGTAAAGGCGGAGAAGCAGCTAGAAAAAATCTAATCACCATTGAATCTTTGGAAGGTGACTCTATTCCTCATGAAGTTCTAGTTGATCAGGACGGAGCTCAATTGCTTTTGAAGCCTGCTAAGCCAGGAACTGGAATTGTTGCAGGTTCTAGAATTCGTTTGATTTTGGAAATGGCTGGGGTTAAGAATATTGTGGCTAAAAGTTTGGGCTCCAATAACCCTATGAACCAAGTAAAGGCTGCTTTTAAAGCTCTCTTGAGTCTTTCTAGCAGGAAAGACGTTTTAACAAGGAGAAAAGTGACACATGATTAAATTAGAATCGTTACAAGATCCTTCACCACGTAAGAGAAGAACAAAACTCTTAGGCCGCGGGCCTAGCTCTGGTCATGGTAAGACAAGTTGTCGAGGCCATAAGGGTGACGGAAGCCGTTCTGGTTATAAACGTCGCTTTGGTTATGAAGGGGGCGGAGTTCCTCTTTATAGAAGAGTCCCTACAAGAGGATTTTCTCACGCACGTTTTGATAAATGTGTAGAAGAAATCACAACTCAACGTTTGAACGCTTTGTTCAGCGAGGGAGAAGAAATTACTTTAGAAGCTTTGAAACAGAAAAAAGCTATAGATAAGCGCGCGATTAGAGTAAAAGTGATCGTTAAAGGCGACTTAGAAAAAACGTTTATCTGGAAGGACGCTAACGTAGTATTGTCTCAAGGAGTACGAAACCTTATTGGTGTTGCTTAAAGATAAGAATTTTCAGGCCCGACTATGACAACTTTACGACAGATATTTTCCATTGCTGAGTTAAGGCAGAAGTTATTTTTTACATTTGCTTTGCTTGCGGCCTGCCGGATTGGCGTGTTCATTCCTGTTCCAGGAATTAACGGAGAACGCGCTGTAGCCTACTTTAAACAATTACTAGGTTCTAGCCAGAATTTATTTCAGTTAGCTGATATTTTTTCTGGAGGAGCCTTTGCTCAAATGACGGTTATTGCCTTAGGTGTGGTTCCCTACATTTCAGCATCCATTATAGTGCAACTTCTCCTAGTATTTATGCCATCTATACAAAGAGAAATGCGGGAAAGCCCTGATCAAGGTAAAAGAAAGATAGGTAGATTAACTCGTTTATTTACAGTCGGCTTGGCATGTATACAATCGCTGCTTTTTGCTAAGTTCGCTTTAAAAATGAACATGTCGATTCCTGGTATTGTTCTTCCAACTTTGTTGTCATCTAAATTATTCGGAGCTCCTTGGATATTCTATCTGACAACAGTTATTGTTATGACAACAGGAACATTGTTGCTCATGTGGATAGGCGAACAGATTTCTGATAGAGGTATTGGGAATGGTGTCAGCTTAATTATTAGCCTTGGAATTTTAGCTTCGTTTCCATCTGTTTTGGGATCCATAGTAAATAAGCTAAACCTGGGTTCGCAAGATCCTTCTCAATTAGGTTTATTCTCACTCTTGTTGCTGTGCTTGATTTTTGTATTTGTTCTCGTCACAACGATATTGATTATAGAAGGTGTGAGAAAAATTCCCGTGCAATACGCACGTAGAGTAATTGGTAGGAGAGAAATCCCTGGAGGCGGGTCCTACTTGCCGTTAAAGGTTAACTATGCAGGCGTTATCCCCGTTATTTTTGCTTCGTCTTTGCTAATGTTTCCTGCGACTATAGGACAATTCATGTCTTCGGATTCTTCGTGGCTTAAGCGAGTCGCTATGATGTTATCCCCAGGTAGCTGGGTGTATTCTTCATGTTACGTTCTGCTTATCATATTCTTTACTTATTTTTGGACGGCAACACAGTTCCATCCAGAACAAATTGCTTCTGAAATGAAAAAGAATAATGCCTTTATTCCTGGAATTCGACAAGGGAAGCCTACACAAACGTATTTGGAATATACCATGAACCGCGTTACTTTATTAGGAGCGGTGTTCTTAGCTGTTATTGCCATTTTGCCATCTATTTTGGGACGCGTTCTTAATGTAGATGCTAATGTGAGTTATTTTTTGGGCGGTACAGCAATGTTGATCGTAGTTGGTGTGGTTTTGGATACGATGAAACAAGTGGATGCCTTTTTACTTATGCGTCGGTACGATAGTTTTTTGAAAAAAGATCGTTCCAAAGGAAGGCATTGAAAAATAACAATTTTTGACCTAAGATGCTTATACTACTTTAAGGGAGGCCCTGCGTATGCCACGCATCATTGGAATTGATATTCCTGCGAAGAAAAAACTAAAAATAAGTCTTACATATATTTATGGGATAGGGCCAGCTCTTTCTGAAGAGATTATTGCAAAGCTGCAATTAAATCCTGAAGCTAGGGCTGCTGAATTGACGGAGGAGGAAATAGGCCGCCTCAATTCTCTCCTGCAATCAGATTATGTAGTTGAAGGGGACTTGCGACGTCGTGTGCAGTCAGACATTAAAAGATTGATCTCTATTCACGCTTATCGTGGGCAAAGACATCGTCTTTCATTGCCTGTAAGAGGACAGAGAACAAAGACAAATTCTCGCACGCGTAAGGGTAAGCGTAAAACGGTCGCAGGTAAGAAGAAATAATTTTTTTAGGAGAACGTGTTTTGGTTAAACATCAAGCGCAGAAAAAAGGCGTAAAAAGAAAACAGTTAAAGAATATTCCTTCAGGCATTGTTCATGTTAAGGCTACCTTCAACAATACGATTGTGTCTATAACAGACCCTGCAGGGAATACTATCTCTTGGGCTTCAGCTGGAAAAGTTGGATATTCCGGATCTCGTAAGTCGTCTGCTTTTGCTGCAACGGTGGCCGCACAAGACGCTGCAAAAATTGCTATGAATTCTGGCCTTAAGGAAGTCGAAGTGTGTTTAAAAGGCACCGGAGCTGGTAGAGAATCTGCAGTCCGCGCTCTCATAGCCGCTGGTTTAGTTGTTTCTGTCATCCGTGACGAAACTCCTGTTCCTCACAATGGTTGTCGGCCAAGAAAAAGGCGCAGAGTGTAGTTTTAGGGGAGGAGAAAGGGATGTCGGATTGTTCACAAAATTTACTTTACGATAAATTTGAATTGCCAGAGTCAGTCAAAATGATGGCTGTAGAAGGTAGCGGGGGATCAGTTGATAAGCAGGCGAGTTTCATAGCAGAGCCTTTAGAAAGAGGTATGGGTCATACTTTAGGTAATGCTTTGAGAAGAGCTTTGCTCATAGGTTTAGAAGCTCCTGCAATTATTTCTTTCTCTATGACTGGTGTGCTTCATGAGTACATGGCAATTAACGGAATTATAGAAGATGTAACAAATATTATCTTGAATTTGAAGGGAGCTTTATTAAAGAAGTATCCTTTCCAAGACAGTGAAAATGGCCGTTGTACTCAATTATTAAAGTCTAAAGTTTCTATAGACGCTTCTGATTTAGCTGCCTGTGGTGGTCAGAAAGCTGTTACATTGGCTGATTTGTTGCAAGAAGGCGGGTTTGAATCCGTGAACCCCGATTATGTGATTTTCACTGTGACACAGCCTATGCAATTAGATATTACTTTAAGAGTTGCTTTTGGCAGAGGTTATACTACATCTGAAAGAATTGTCCTTGAGGATAAGGGTGTAAATGAAATTGTTTTAGACGCAGCTTTCTCACCCGTTGTCTTGGTAAATTACTTTGTAGAAGATACTCGTGTCGGTCAAGATACAGATTTCGATCGTTTGATTTTGCATGTAGAAACAGATGGTAGAGTATCCCCTAAGGAAGCTTTAGCCTTTTCTACACAAATTTTAACCAAGCATTTCTCCATTTTTGAAAAAATGGATGAAAAGAAGATTGTCTTTGAAGAAGCCATTTCTCTCGAAAAAGAAAATAAAGACGATATTCTTCATAAGTTAGTTTTAGGTATTAACGAGATCGAGTTATCTGTAAGATCCACAAACTGTTTGTCTAATGCAAACATTGAAACCATAGGGGAATTGGTGATTATGCCAGAGCCTCGCTTGCTACAGTTCAGAAACTTTGGTAAAAAGTCTCTCTGTGAGATTAAAAACAAGTTAAAAGAAATGAAGTTAGAATTGGGCATGGATCTTAGTCAGTTCGGCGTTGGTTTGGACAACGTAAAAGAAAAAATGAAGTGGTATGCCGATAAGATTCGGTCTAAAAACGGTAAGGGATAATTAAGTCTATGCAACACGCTAGAAAGAAATTTAGAGTTGGTCGTACTTCTGCGCATAATCGTTGTATGTTAGCTAACATGTTAAAATCTCTAATCCACCAGGAAAGAATAGAAACTACTTTGCCTAAAGCAAAAGAGTTGCGTCGTCATGCAGATAAGATGATTACTTTAGCTAAGAAAAATACATTGGCTGCAAGACGTTTAGCTGTTGCTAGGCTAATGATTCGATACAATAAGTTGACAAGCAAAGAAGCTCGTCAAGCTAAAGGTGGTGACTTGTCGGTGTATAACGTAGATCGTAAGGTGATCAATAAGCTATTCGATGAGTTAGGTTCTCGCTTTGTCTCTAGAAATGGTGGCTACACTCGTATTTTGAAAATGCAAAATAGAGTTGGTGATAATGCACGAAAGTGTATTATAGAATTTTTAGCTAATTAGACTGTTTTTTTTGTAACACTGACTACTAGGGAATAGCGATGAAAGTTGTAATTAACGGTTTTGGTCGGATAGGAAGATTAGTTTTAAGACAATTTCTGAAAAGAAATTCTTCTATCGAAGTTGTGGCTGTTAATGATCTTGTCCCAGGAGAAGCGTTAACATACCTGTTTAAATATGATTCTACTCACGGCCGCTTCCCAGCAGAAGTATCTCATGAAAATGGCTGTCTCGTTGTTGATGGTCGTAGAATTCAATTGTTAGCTCAATCTGACGTTCAAAAGCTTCCCTGGAAGGATCTAGGTGTAGATATTGTCATCGAAAGTACAGGTTTGTTCACTAAAAAAGAAGATGCAGAAAAACATCTCGCTTCTGGTGCTAAACGTGTTTTGATTACAGCTCCTGCAAAAGGTGATGTCCCCACATTTGTCATGGGAGTAAATGAACATAAGTTTGATCCTGAAAAAGATCTAATTATTTCTAATGCTTCCTGTACTACAAATTGTCTCGCTCCCTTAGCTAAGGTTTTATTGGATAGTTTTGGTATAGAAGAAGGTTTAATGACCACCGTGCATGCCGCTACAGCCACACAAAGCGTTGTAGACGGTCCTTCAAAAAAAGATTGGAGAGGTGGTAGAGGCGCTTTTCAAAATATCATTCCTGCTTCTACTGGAGCTGCGAAAGCTGTTGCTCTATGTTTGCCTGAACTCAAGAATAAATTAACTGGGATGGCGTTTAGAGTTCCTGTGGCTGATGTTTCTGTAGTTGACCTTACTGTAAGATTGCAGAAGTCAACCTCATATGAAGAAATATGTAAGGTTGTTAAAGAAGCTTCAGAAGCTCATTTAAGTGGGATTTTAGGTTATACAGATCAAGAAGTCGTTTCTTCTGATTTTATAGGATGTGAATATTCTTCTATATTTGATGCCGGCGCAGGGATAGCCTTAACTGATCGCTTTTTCAAACTAGTTGCTTGGTATGATAATGAGATAGGATATGCAACCCGCATAGTTGATTTATTAGAGTATGTAGCAAAGAACTCTAAATAAAAGGTTAAATTCGTGTATTTTACAAGAGATCCAGTTATTGAAACTGTTATTACTTCGAGGGAAGGGTACAAACTGTCAATTCGTAACACTAAGCAGCTTTCTCAGGATCCTTTTGTTGTTGAAGCAGTTGAAGTGATCTCTTTAGGGAATACGTGTTTTCTCCGCAATTGTGATCATAGCAAACCGTTTATCGTTCCTGCTGGCGATTATGAAGTGATGGAAGTCCGAGATACTAAGATCAATCTTAAAGCTGTAGGTTTAGATCGCGGTATTAAAATTGCAGGAGGTCGAGAAGCTTTAATTAAGTTACCTAAAGCAGCTCCTGTAGCAGTTGTGGAAGAAAGCGTTTCGGAAACCGTTGCAGTTGAAACTCCTCTAGAAACTCCTGCGGCACCTGCTCCTCATTCTACAACGAGAAAAGAGAAAAAGGAGCATAAGGGAGATAAATGGAAAGAGAAGAAAAAACAAGGGCGTAAGAAAACTAATAAAGAAGTATCGGAAGTAGTAGGATCATCTCAAGAGATTATTGACACTGTTACTGAAGAACTTTGGGAAGAATCACAAGAAAATAAGTTAGGTGAGCAGAAGAAGTTTTCGTTACTACCTCCTCCAGAGAAATTAATTTCTGAGATCATTTCTCAAGCCGTCTCTGATCCTACAGCGACCTCCGCAGATTTGGATGAGTCTTTACAAGCATTAGTTACTGAAAGTTCCGATGTAATCAATACTTTATTGTCAGGTGATCAGACGATTATTTTCCCTGAAGAAGAAATAGAGACAGCGAATGCTTGCGAACAGTCTTTGCCCTCTTCTTTCCCAACAGAAGATGAGTAACGATTCTTTAGGATATTTTTACTCGTCTTCTCTTTGAAAACCATTGATCTAGAAAGTAGCATTTGATAAGATTCTAACTTGTATTTTTGGTTTTTTCTTTCAAGTAAAGGTTTCCAGAAATTATAAATTCGAGTCTTTTCATTTATTTAGTTAATAATTGATACGACTCTTCATTATTGCTCAGATGGTGGAATGGTAGACACTAGGGACTTAAAATCCCTTGGGCGCAAGTCCGTGCAAGTTCGAGTCTTGTTCTGAGCAGCTTTTCTTTTTGTTTAGATCTTAACTCATATCTACGTGTTCACCGTTCATATAGAGAAGGTGATTGGCTTTTTTCCCCACAGTGAATTTTTTATGACACTCTAAAGTTTTGTGTTCACACTAGGAAATATAAACTTAGATTTTCTGGATTTTTCTGATTGCTTTTTCTTGGCTGTGAAGTTGAGACAATAACTCTCTCCTGTGCTATAAACCAGAAAAATCTAATTAATATCTTAGAGGTATCCTTTGCGGCGGCTCTTATTGGCAATTAAGCTGCATCTAACTTCTATGTGGTCTAGCAACTCCACCTGTTTTTCTTCAAATCATTACGACATATATTCAAGATCTATGCTTCTGTTGCTCTGTCGATGGAAAGATGCAGACATCATGGAATGGGAATACGCATGTACTGCTTTGGCAGATATTTGTAGCAAAATGAGTGGACAACTTCTCGCCAATAAATCAGAAGTTGTACAAGCAGCGCTTCCTAACGAACAAGATATGCATGCGGAATGGACATATCGATTTTCAGCTTTAGAGAGAGAATTTGCATCTCGAGCTGAGATGAGAAATTCTGAAATTGAGAAGTTGAAAAATGAAAACAATTGGTTACAACATCGCCTTGCTGAGAAGTTGCAACAAGTTCGTCACCAAAATGATATCATTGATGAGTTGAAACGCGATTTGGTGGAAAGTGTGCAACAAACAGAGATTAGTGAAGGAAGGCGTCTCTGTTATGAACATAAAATTAAGATCCTCGAGGAACAGTTAGACAAGGTAACTTTATCTAAGATTCCTGAAACAGATATGTTTGAACAAAGGCATGCAGCATGTCTGTCACAAGAAGATCAAACTACAAAGTATCAAGAAGAAATAGCCAGGTTAAATCTCGAGCTGCAATGCTACAGAAATTCTGATTATACAAATGTAGAAGCAGAAAAGATCGTACAGATTCACGATGAATTAGTACAAAAGAAGAAAGAGATAGCCCTCTTACACGATCTTGTTGAAGAGCAGCACTGCCATATACAGACTCTTAGTAAGCAGTTGGGAGTCGAGGATGTTGTGCATGTGTCTCATTTAAAACAGCTGCTAGGAAGAGATTTGGACTGTAATCCATGTATGCAGGAATCACAATGCGGTTCTTAGAAATCTTACCTAAGAATTTCTAGTTGTAATTATATAGAACTCACATAGAATAAACCCTACACATCCCATTAGGGGAACTTTTTAGAAGCCTGTACACGGATTTGTTTATGACGCAATTGATTATGGGGATAGATCCTGGAACTTTAGTTTCTGGATATGCAATTATCCTTGTTGAGCAGCGTTACAAGATCCGAGCTCATAGCTACGGGGCGATTCGATTATCTTCCAAAGATTCATTAACACAACGTTATAAGCAGCTTTTCCAAACATTATCTGGAGTATTAGATAATGTTACTCCCGATGCTGTTGTGCTTGAAACCCAATATGTTCATAAGAATCCTCAAAGTGCTATAAAGTTAGGCATGGGACGAGGAGTCCTCGTTTTAGCTGCTGCTTTACGAGATATACCCGTCTTTGAATATACTCCCAATGTAGCCAAGAGAGCTGTTGTAGGTAAGGGAAATGCAAGTAAACAGCAAGTGCAACTTATGGTGAGTAAGATTTTAAATATTCCTGATGTTTTAAATTCGGATTGTGAGGATATTGCAGATGCATTTGCATTAGCGATATGCCACGCGCATACTTCTGCATATACTTGTTTGGGAGTTCGATAATGTACGACTATATTCGTGGTGTGCTTACTTATATCAGTTCAAGCACTATGGTGATTGAAAGTCAGGGATTGGGATTTAGTATTTTTGCTCCTGAGAGATGGCTGATCGAACTGTCAAGTCA
Above is a genomic segment from Chlamydia abortus containing:
- the rplV gene encoding 50S ribosomal protein L22, yielding MFKATARYIRVQPRKARLAAGLMRNLSVTEAQQQLSFSQLKAGRCLKKVLDSAVANAELHDNVKREKLNVIEVRVDAGPVYKRAKSKSRGGRSPILKRTSHLTVIVGEKER
- the rpsC gene encoding 30S ribosomal protein S3, whose translation is MGQKGCPIGFRTGVTKKWRSLWYGNKQEFGKFLIEDVKIREFLRKKPSCQGAAGFVVRRMSGKIEVTIQTARPGLVIGKKGAEVDLLKEELRKLTGKEVWVEIAEIKRPELNAKLVADNIARQIERRVSFRRAMKKAMQSVMDAGAVGVKIQVSGRLAGAEIARSEWYKNGRVPLHTLRADIDYAAASAATTYGIIGVKVWINLGEKASTASSNVGTAAPVVQ
- the rplP gene encoding 50S ribosomal protein L16 is translated as MLMPKRTKFRKQQKGQFAGLSKGATFVDFGEFGMQTLERGWVTSRQIEACRIAINRYLKRRGKVWIRIFPDKSVTKKPAETRMGKGKGAPDHWVAVVRPGRILFEVANVSREDAQDALRRAAAKLGIRTRFVKRVERV
- the rpmC gene encoding 50S ribosomal protein L29 — its product is MSVKKKLLAELRQKSLVELDAFIHENKKALFSLRAEAALQNKAVKTHLFSMYKKTIARSMTVKQEKEGKVDG
- the rpsQ gene encoding 30S ribosomal protein S17, whose product is MASEVRGLRKTKIGVVVSSKMDKTVVVRVERIYSHPQYAKVVRDSRKFYAHDGLGVSEGDKVKIQETRPLSKLKRWRVVERVS
- the rplN gene encoding 50S ribosomal protein L14, coding for MIQQESQLKVADNTGAKRVKCFKVLGGSRRRYATVGDVIVCSVRDVEPDSSVKKGDVVKAVIVRTRRNILRKDGSSLKFDTNSCVIIDEKGNPKGTRIFGPIAREIRDRGFVKISSLAPEVI
- the rplX gene encoding 50S ribosomal protein L24, with product MKRRSVCVGDTVYVLAGNDKGKQGKVLSCLREKNKVVVEGVNVRTKNIKRSQENPKGKRINIEAPIHISNVRLSIDGAPAKLSVKVTENGRELWNKSSDGTSKLYRSVKERKG
- the rplE gene encoding 50S ribosomal protein L5, whose translation is MSRLKKLYTEEIRKTLQEKFGYSNTMQIPVLKKIVISMGLAEAAKDKNLFQAHLDELSMISGQKPLVTKARNSIAGFKLREGQGIGAKVTLRGQRMYDFMDRFCHIVSPRIRDFRGFSSKGDGRGCYSLGLDDQQIFPEVDLDRVKRTQGMNITWVTTAQTDVECTTLLELMGLRFKKAQ
- the rpsH gene encoding 30S ribosomal protein S8; the protein is MGMTSDTIADLLTRIRNALKAEHLYVDLEHSKMREAIVKILKQHGFLAHYLIKEEHRKRTMRIFLQYTNDRKPVIRQLKRVSKPSRRVYVPAAKIPYVFGNMGISVLSTSQGVLDGSTARAKNIGGELLCLVW
- the rplF gene encoding 50S ribosomal protein L6, translated to MSRKARDPIVLPQGVEVSIQNNEILVKGPKGSLKQVLAPEVVIDIKGREVFVHPAPHVVDRPSRMQGLFWALISNMVQGVSVGFEKRLEMIGVGFRASVQGSILDLSIGVSHPTKIPIPADIQVSVEKNTIISVKGINKQLVGEFAANIRAKRKPEPYKGKGIRYENEYVRRKAGKAAKTGKK
- the rplR gene encoding 50S ribosomal protein L18; translated protein: MENSLFKKSEKKVRRALRVRKVLRGSSLKPRLSVVKTNKHIYVQLIDDSIGKTLASVSTIAKSSKAAGLVKKNQGVAKALGVQIAEIGKSLQVDRVVFDRGPFKYHGIIAMVADGAREGGLQF
- the rpsE gene encoding 30S ribosomal protein S5; protein product: MTLSKNSHKEDQLEEKVLVVNRCSKVVKGGRKFSFSALILVGDGKGRLGYGFAKANELTDAIRKGGEAARKNLITIESLEGDSIPHEVLVDQDGAQLLLKPAKPGTGIVAGSRIRLILEMAGVKNIVAKSLGSNNPMNQVKAAFKALLSLSSRKDVLTRRKVTHD
- the rplO gene encoding 50S ribosomal protein L15: MIKLESLQDPSPRKRRTKLLGRGPSSGHGKTSCRGHKGDGSRSGYKRRFGYEGGGVPLYRRVPTRGFSHARFDKCVEEITTQRLNALFSEGEEITLEALKQKKAIDKRAIRVKVIVKGDLEKTFIWKDANVVLSQGVRNLIGVA